The Rattus rattus isolate New Zealand chromosome 1, Rrattus_CSIRO_v1, whole genome shotgun sequence genome includes a region encoding these proteins:
- the LOC116890255 gene encoding uncharacterized protein LOC116890255: MAVSGDEGCCSRAPCAQHVFLTPGISSRSFKTYGAGSPQNPAAPQLGETVTEMWPHRPSKATPTLMKPGWKDAASILGAWRRIEQWLLPGLAWACSDRTAPLGDCTEWGLWETLPESGSQGRGLQGPGVCAPARRGAQECVQTNNLTEESKRNVFSRSSASQKFETQQRPPVCCLCEGIPPQLPKSAWACDPGSGVGGRQKPDYEDRRVRSLGGLPEPAQRQLPMPLPVDSAGPCGFQGLE, translated from the exons ATGGCTGTGTCTGGGGACGAGGGCTGCTG CTCAAGAGCGCCATGCGCCCAGCACGTCTTCCTCACTCCGGGGATCAGCTCACGGAGTTTTAAAACCTACGGAGCTGGGTCGCCACAAAATCCCGCAGCGCCACAACTTGGGGAAACG gTGACGGAGATGTGGCCACACCGACCATCTAAAGCGACCCCAACTCTGATGAAGCCTGGCTGGAAAGACGCGGCTTCCATCCTGGGAGCCTGGAGGAGAATCGAGCAGTGGCTATTGCCTGGGCTTGCCTGGGCTTGTTCAGACAGGACTGCTCCCCTCGGTGACTGCACAGAGTGGGGGCTTTGGGAGACGTTGCCAGAATCTGGAAGCCAAGGCCGGGGGCTACAAGGGCCCGGGGTCTGCGCACCTGCTCGCCGCGGAGCTCAG GAGTGCGTCCAGACAAACAACTTGACGGAGGAAAGCAAGAGAAATGTATTCTCTCGCAGTTCTGCAAGCCAAAAGTTTGAAACACAGCAGCGTCCGCCTGTCTGTTGTCTCTGTGAAGGGATCCCGCCCCAGCTTCCGAAGTCTGCCTGG gcctgTGATCCAGGGTCTGGTGTGGGAGGAAGGCAGAAGCCTGACTATGAGGACAGAAGGGTCAGAAGCCTAGGCGGACTACCGGAACCTGCCCAG AGGCAGCTGCCCATGCCTTTGCCCGTGGACAGCGCCGGGCCCTGTGGATTCCAGGGTCTGGAGTAG